ATTAACATAAATCAATTTAAACTATATTAGTATATTGTAAAATTTTTATACATTAATGGAGGGTTAGTTAATTGGGATATGTTTTATTGGGGAGTCGCGTATGTTCCCTTTTTTAAATTTTCATTGCGTTTGGACAATTAAAGCTTCGTATCTTACCCTTCTTTTTTTGAAATCCAATTATGTTCGGGCAATTTAAACATCTAAAGAATTTAATAGCTATCCATCTGAGAACAGGAATAAATTAATGCAAAAAATAGTAGTACAAACCTACTTTTACAGTTTGCACTACTATTATTCTCATCTATTATTTAACTTTTGTAGCTAAAAACGCATCAACATTTGCTGCTACTGCGCGACCTTCTTTAATCGCCCATACAACAAGACTTTGTCCTCGTCTAGCATCACCAGCAGCAAATACTCCTGGAACATTTGTTTCAAAATCTCTTAAAGAAGCTTTGATTCGATTGTTTGTTACATTTACGCCAAATGCTTCTGGTAGAGATTTTTCGACACCCTCAAACCCAATGGCAACAAATACATATTGTGCTGGCCAAACTTTTTCAGTTCCTGGTAATTCTTTAAAGAAGTAGAAACCATCATCACCTAGTATTTTTTCCATTTGAATTGTATGCAGCTCTTTCACACGTCCGTTTTTATCTTTAACAATTTTTTGTGTTTGAATGCAATATTCACGTGGATCTTTTCCTTGAACAGCTTCAACTTCTTCATATGCATAATCAAGTTTATACACGTTTGGATCCTGTGGCCATGGTGTATCATCTGTTCTAGTTTCTGGTAATTGTGGGTGTTTACCAAATTGGTAAACTGAACGACACTTTTGACGAATAGCTGTTGCAACACAGTCAGCACCAGTATCCCCACCACCAATAACGATGACATCTTTTCCTTTTACATCAATCGCATTTCCATCATTAAAATTAGAATCTAATAGGCTTTTTGTAACACCTGTTAAATAATCCATTGCAAGATGTACACCTTCTGCTTCGCTACCTTCAATTCGAAGAGCACGTTGCTTTTGAGCACCGATACATAAAATAACTGCATCATATTGTGCTTTTAACTCTTCAGCCGTAATATCTTTTCCGATTTCTGTATTTAATACGAAATCAATGCCTTCTTGACGAAGTAAGTTAACTCGGCGGTCAATTACTTCTTTTTCTAACTTCATATTTGGGATACCATACATTAATAGTCCTCCAACTCGATCTGCTCGCTCATAGACCGTTACAGTATGACCGAGTTGATTTAACTGATCAGCTGCTGCTAAGCCCGCTGGACCTGAACCAACAACCGCTACCTTTTGACCAGTACGAGTTTCAGGAATTCTTGGTGTAATCCAATTATTTTCAAAACCTTTATCAATAATAGAACGTTCAATAGACTTTATAGCTACTGCTGGTTCATTAATCCCTAGTGTACAAGATCCTTCACAAGGCGCTGGACATACACGCCCTGTGAATTCTGGAAAGTTATTTGTCATATGAAGACGATCCAACGCTTCTTTCCATTGACCTTTATAGACTAAATCATTCCATTCCGGGATAACATTTTGGATTGGGCAACCTGCAGCAGTGCCACGAATTTCAATTCCCATATGACAGAAAGGTGTTCCGCAATCCATACAACGAGCACCTTGCGTTTGTAATGCTTCATCTGACAGCCTTGTAGAATATTCATTCCAACTTTTTATACGAACTTGTGGAGGCTGTTCTTTCGTTTTTTCCCTTTTATACTCCATGAATCCTGTTGGTTTTCCCATGCTAGAACCCCCCTCTTATTTGGAAATGGCTAACTCTTTTGCGCCAGTTGTTTCAACAAACGCTTGCATTGCTGCTAGCTCTTCTGTTAATCCTTCAAATTTATGACGATTAATTTTTTCAATCATATCTTTATAATCTGTAGGTACGACTTTGATAAATTTAGGAACAAATTGATCCCATTTTGCTAAAACATCCAGTGCCACTGTGCTATCTGTATGCTCTAAATGCTGAATAATCATAGCACGTACTAAATTAATTTCCTCTTTATCTGTTAATCTCTCAAATTGAATCATTTCCATATTGCATTTTTCTTTAAATGACTTTTCATCTGTTGGTAGTACGTAAGCAATACCTCCGCTCATACCCGCTGCGAAGTTTTTGCCTACATCACCTAAAACAACAACTCGGCCACCTGTCATATATTCACAACCATGGTCTCCAATACCTTCTACAACTACATTTGCACCACTATTACGTACTGCAAATCGTTCTCCGGCCCGACCATTAATATATGCTGTTCCGCTTGTTGCACCGTATAAGCACACGTTACCTGCGATTACGTTTTTCTCTTGCTCTCCTTTTATTGGTGCGATGGCAACTAATTTACCCCCTGATAAACCTTTACCAAAGTAGTCATTAACATCACCAACACAAGAGAGTGTCATACCTTTTGGCGCAAATGCCCCAAAGCTTTGACCAGCGTGGCCGTTAAATTTTAATGTAATCGTATTATCAGCCAAACCTACCTCACCATATTTTCTTGAAATTTCACTACCGATGATTGTTCCAACAACACGATCCGTATTTTTTATACTGTACTCAAGCTCGATTTTTTCTTTATTTTCAATGCTTGCTTCAACTTTAGGTAATAGTTCACGCAAATCAAATGTTTCTTCAATACGTAAATCCTGATTTACTTGTTTTGTACGAGTACCTTGTACTTGATATAGTAACGCTGATAAATCAAGTTGACCTGCTTTCCAATGAGATTTTGCACGGTCACTTACTGTTAATACATCTGTGCGTCCAACCATTTCTTCAACTGAACGGAAGCCAAGCTTCGCCATATATTCACGCATTTCTTCTGCTACAAAACGCATGTAGTTTACAATGTGCTCTGGTTTACCCATAAATTTCGCACGAAGCTCCGGGTTTTGAGTTGCAACACCGACTGGACAAGTATCTAAGTGACAAGCACGCATCATGATACACCCGAGTACGATTAATGGAGCCGTTGCAAAGCCATATTCCTCTGCACCAAATAATGCTGCCATTACAACGTCTTTACCAGTCATTAATTTACCGTCTGTTTCTAAAGTTACTCGATCACGTAGTCCATTTAACATTAACGTTTGATGCGCTTCCGCTAATCCTAGCTCCCAAGGTAAACCTGTATGTTTAATTGAAGTTTTTGGTGATGCACCTGTACCTCCATCATAACCAGAAATAACGATAACATCAGCGCCACCTTTAGCAACGCCAGCAGCAATTGTACCAACACCCGCTTTTGCAACTAACTTAACTGAAATTCGAGCATATCGATTTGAATTTTTCAAATCATAAATTAATTCCGCTAAGTCTTCAATCGAATAAATATCATGGTGTGGAGGCGGTGAAATTAAACCAACACCAGGAGTTGAGCCACGTACCTCTGCTACCCATGGGTATACTTTATTACCAGGTAGTTGCCCACCTTCACCAGGTTTTGCACCTTGAGCCATTTTAATTTGTAACTCTTGTGCGTTCACTAAATAATGAGATTTAACACCAAAGCGACCTGAAGCAATCTGTTTAATCGAACTGTTTCGATTGTCACCATTTTCATCAATTTCATAGCGAGCTGGGTTTTCTCCACCTTCACCAGAATTTGAACGACCACCAAGACGATTCATTGCAATGGCTAATGTTTCATGTGCTTCCTTGGATATTGATCCAAATGACATCGCACCTGTTTTAAAACGTTTAACAATTGAATCAACTGATTCGACTTCATCTAATGGAATTGGTTTTAAATCTTTTTTAAATTCTAATAAGTTTCTTAAAAATCCAATACGTTCTTCATTTGCCATTTCAGCATACATTCTATATAAGCCGATATCATTTTTACGAGTTGCCCATTGTAATGTATGGATTGTTTTCGGGTTAAAGGAATGATGCTCTCCATCTGCACGCCATTGGAAATCACTACCTGATTCAAGCTCTTTACTTAAATTCATAGCCAGCGCATGACGACGTTTCGCCTCTTCACCAATCGTTTCTAGGTCGATTCCATCAATTTGCGAAGCTGTTCCTGTGAAATGTTGATCAATCACTTCTTTACTAATACCTACAGCTTCAAAAATTTGAGCACCTCGGTAAGATTGTACAGTCGAGATACCCATCTTCGACATTACTTTTACAACACCATCCGCAGCACCTTTACGGTATTTTTTCACTGCGTCTTGATAACTAAGCTTTAAATGTCCATTTTCAATCGATTCTCCAATTGTTGCATAAGCTAAATATGGATTAATTGCATCGGCACCAAACCCGATTAATGCCGCAAAGTGATGTACTTCACGAGCCTCACCACTATTTGCTATGATACTTGCTAACGTACGTTTTCCTGTACGAACTAAATATTGATGTAAGCTACTTACAGCAAGTAGAATTGGGATTGTCGGCGTATTTACATCCTCTAGCTCATCTGATAAAACGATTAATGTTTTTCCTGCCTCAATCGCTTTATCTACTTCAGCAAAAATTCTATTTAACTCATTTTCTAAAGATTGCGTAAATTCTAAAGATATGATTACACTTTGGAAGTGTTTATTTTCTATCTTTAAAATTTGCTCTAACTCATTGTTCGTTAAAATAGGTGTTTCTAAGAAGATTCTTCTCGCATTTTGACCATCTGGGTGTAGTAAGTTACCTTCTACACCTAGTAAAGTCATAGTTGATGTCACAATATGCTCACGGATCGAGTCAATCGGTGGATTGGTTACTTGTGCAAATAACTGTTTAAAATAGTTAAATAACGATTGTGGTCTATCAGATAAAACGGCTAACGGAGAGTCATTCCCCATGGAACCAATTGGGTCCTTACCGCTTTCTGCGATCGGATGAATATATTTATGAACATCTTCAAATGTATAGCCAAATATTTTTTGACGAGTCGTAAGCTGGTCGATTTCTTTTTGTTCCTCGTTTTTCACTTCTACAGTTACTTTATTTTCTTCTAACCATTCAGCATACGGCTCTGCAGCAGCCATTTCGCTTTTCAATTCTTCATCAGATACGATTTTACCTTGCTCTAAATCTACTAATAGCATACGACCAGGGCTTAAACGTTCCTTGTATAAAACGTTTTCTTCTTCAATATCAACAACCCCTACTTCTGAAGAAAAGACAATCATATCATCTTTCGTCACATAGTAACGAGCTGGACGTAAACCATTACGATCTAAGATTGATCCAATTTGCTTACCATCTGTGAAACAGATAGCCGTTGGTCCATCCCATGGCTCCATTAAATTCGCATGATATTCATAAAAAGCTCTTTTCTCATCTGAAATATGTGGATTTTCAGTCCAAGGCTCTGGAATTAACATCATAGCTGTATGGGCTGGGGTACGACCAGCTAATACAAAGAATTCAAAAGCATTATCTAACATCGATGAGTCAGAACCTGAATTATCAACGATAGGTAATACCTTTTGTAAATCTTCACCAAAGGCTTCTGAAATAAAACGTTGTTCACGAGCTGTCATCCAGTTAATATTACCGCGTAGAGTATTGATTTCACCATTGTGTACGATATAGCGATTTGGATGCGCACGTTCCCAGCTCGGGAATGTATTTGTCGAGTAGCGGGAGTGAACAATTGCAAAGGCTGACACAAAGCTTTCATCTTGCAAATCAATATAAAACTCACTTACTTCTTCAGGTGTAAGTAAACCTTTGAATACCATTGTTTGACTTGACATACTTGGACAATAGAATTTTTTATCATTTTCTTTCGCCCAAAATTCCGCTTGTTTACGGATTAAGTATAATTTACGTTCAAATGCTAATGAATCTTTAACATTTTTTGCTTTTACAAATACTTGTCGAACTACAGGAGCAGTTGCTTTTGCTGTTTCACTTAACATACTTTTGTTAGTAGGTACTGTTCTCCAGCCTATTAAACTTTGTCCTTCTTGTTCAATCAGTTCATTAATTTTATTTTCAATAGAAAGTCGATCTTCTTCATTATCAGTAAAAAACAATTGACCAACACCATATTCACCTTTGTTTGGCAATTGTAATTCGGAACAATTTAATTTATAAAAAGCATCAGGAATTTGAACCATTAGTCCAGCGCCATCACCTGTTTTGCCGTCGCCCCCACGTCCAGCACGATGATCTAATCGACATAACATTTCTAATCCATTTTTTACAATCTCATGTGACGCTTTTCCTTTAATATTTGCATAAAATCCTATACCACAAGCATCATGTTCAAAACTAGGAGAATAAAGGCCTTGTGCGTTCGGTAGTTTATGAAAAGTCATGATAACCCCCCCAAATCTTCTAAAATAGCGTATTTACATTGTACGGTTTTTAAATTAATATTAACAATATATACTTTGCATGGAATTAATCTATTTTTTAGATGAATGGGGTGGGAGCGTTGGAATTAAGGCAATTAAGATACTTTGTCGAAGTTGCTGAGCGGGAGCATATTTCAGAAGCAGCTGAACATCTTCATGTCGCACAGTCAGCTGTTAGTAGGCAAATAGCAAACCTTGAAGATGAGCTTGGAACACCTCTATTTGAACGTGTTGGACGAAATGTCAAGCTTACGCCGATTGGTAAAATTTTTCTAGAGCATTCCGTATCTGCTTTGAAAGCAATTGACTTTGCAGTTAAACAAGTAGAAGAATATTTAGATCCTGCAAAAGGAACAATCAGAATCGGTTTCCCTACGAGTTTAGCTAGCTATGTTTTGCCCACAGTTATCTCAGCGTTTAAAAGAGAGTATCCCGATGTTTCCTTTCATTTACGTCAAGGATCCTATCGGTATTTAATTGATGCTGTTAAAAATAGAGAGTTAAACCTTGCTTTTTTAGGACCGGTTCCACAAAAGGATGAAGTTTTGGATACAATGATTTTGTTTAGTGAAAATATCCATGCACTTCTACCAGCGAATCATCCTTTAGCAAAAAGAGATAAATTAAATTTATCAGACTTAAAAAATGAACCATTTGTTTTATTTCCTGAGGAATACATTTTAAATAAAGTTGCAGTGGATGCATGTAGAGCAGCTGGCTTTGTTCCAAAAGTCACTTCTGAAGGTGAAGATTTGGATGCATTAAAAGGGTTAGTGGCTGCAGGTATTGGTATTACTCTGTTGCCAGATAGTTCTTTAAATGACTCCACACCCCGCTATACAGCAAGAGTACCGATTGAAAATCCAAATATCACGCGCACTGTTGGTATTATTTATCCTAACAATCGTGATATGGCACCATCCGAACAAGTATTTTTGAATTTTATCAATTCCTTTTTCTCACGACTAACTCAATTCCGTTAAACTAAAATAAAAGCTCATTCGAAAAAACGAATGAGCTTTTTTCCATTATAAAAAGAAAACTCTTGGTTAAATTACCAAGAGTTTCTTCCTATTAATATATATTATTCAGAAACAGGTACTACTGCACCTTTCCATTCTTCAAGAATGAAGTCTTGGATTTCTTGAGAACGTAATACTTCTACCAATTTTTTAATTGCTTCATTATCTTTATCTTCAGAACGAACTGCAATTACATTTACATAAGGTGAGTCAGAACCCTCTATTGCAATTGATTCTTCTAGAGGATTAATACCTGCATCAATTGCGAAGTTTGAGTTAATTGCAATGGCATCTCCTTCACCTTCATTGTATAAAGATACTAACATTTCTGGTGCTGGACTTTCATTTTCACTTTTAAATACTAAGTTTTTTGGATTTTCAACGATATCATCAACTGTTGCAGCTGTTTTTTCAATATCATCACTTAATTTAATTAATCCTTCTTTTTCTAACATTGCTAGAATACGACCACGGTCTGTTACTGAATTAGAAATAATAATTTCAGCACCATCAGGAAGTTCATCTAATGATTTGTATTTTTGAGAGTAAATACCGATTGGTTCGATATGAATTGCCCCAGCATTTACGAAATCATAACCTTTTTGTGCAATTTCACCCTCTAAATAAGGGATATGTTGGAAGTAGTTTGCATTAATTTCACCAGATTCTAAATCTTGGTTTGGCATAACATAATCTTGGTATTCTTCGATTTCTAATTCAATACCTTGTTCAGCTAAAATTGGTTTAGCTTTTTCTAAAATTACTGCGTGAGGTGTATGTGAAGCACCAACCTTTAATGTAACAGTTTCATTTGTTTGTTCCTCTGTTGTTTCTGCATTATCTGTTGTTTGACCTTCGTTAGCAGTAGTATTTGTATCTTCACCAGAACCACAAGCTGCTAATACTAACATAACAACTGATAGTAGTAAGAATGATAATAATTTTTTCATTTTCTCTAACTCCTTTGTTTTATATATATATGTGAACGGTTTTTAACGCCCGAATCACCAATTAATTAACGTTTATCCGTTTTAGAAGTAACAAAATCTCCGATGAATTGGATAATAAATACAATAATTAAAATAATAATTGTAGACATTAGCGTTACATCAAATCTGCTTCGTTGGAAACCATCAATAAACGCAAGGTTACCAAGTCCACCAGCCCCGATTATTCCAGCCATAGCTGTAAAACCTACTAATGTAATCGCCGTAACAGTAATACCTGATATTAAGGCTGGCATCGATTCAGGAATAAGTAATTTCCAAATAATCGTTGAAGTTTTTGCCCCCATGGAACGAACCGCTTCAATTACTCCTTTATCAATTTCACGTAGTGCGATTAAAACCATCCGTGCATAGAAAGGAGCAGCTCCTACAATCAATGCCGGTAATGCGGCGTTAGCACCACGGATTGTACCAAGTAAGAATTTAGTAAATGGAATAAGTAAAATGATTAAAACGATAAATGGAATCGATCTAAAAATATTTACAAATGAGCTTGTGATAAAGTAAGCTACTTTGTTTGCCCAAAGTTGATTTGGACTAGTTAAAAATAGGATGATCCCTATTATTAAGCCTAATATAAATGTTGCGATTGTTGAGACAGTCGTCATGTAGATGGTATCATATGTAGCTTGCCACATATCTTCCCAGTCTACATTTGGAAATAATTGATTAATCATTCTCAATCACCTCCGTTTGAATTTCTAGAGAATCTAATAATTGCATTGCTTTTTGAACTTGTTGTATTTCTCCATCAACATGGACAATTAGTGTCCCATATGGCCCATTTGCTGTTTGCGAAATATTACCATGAACGATATTAACTTCTACATTGAACTCTTTAATTAAATGAGAAATAATCGGTTGTTCTGTTTTTGAGCCAACAAATGTTAATTTAACTAGCTTACCAGTAGGATAGTTTTGCAAAATTTGATCCATCGACTCTTTGGATTCCTTCGCCCCAGAAACTTGAATGACGAAGT
Above is a genomic segment from Lysinibacillus sp. PLM2 containing:
- the gltB gene encoding glutamate synthase [NADPH] small chain, which encodes MGKPTGFMEYKREKTKEQPPQVRIKSWNEYSTRLSDEALQTQGARCMDCGTPFCHMGIEIRGTAAGCPIQNVIPEWNDLVYKGQWKEALDRLHMTNNFPEFTGRVCPAPCEGSCTLGINEPAVAIKSIERSIIDKGFENNWITPRIPETRTGQKVAVVGSGPAGLAAADQLNQLGHTVTVYERADRVGGLLMYGIPNMKLEKEVIDRRVNLLRQEGIDFVLNTEIGKDITAEELKAQYDAVILCIGAQKQRALRIEGSEAEGVHLAMDYLTGVTKSLLDSNFNDGNAIDVKGKDVIVIGGGDTGADCVATAIRQKCRSVYQFGKHPQLPETRTDDTPWPQDPNVYKLDYAYEEVEAVQGKDPREYCIQTQKIVKDKNGRVKELHTIQMEKILGDDGFYFFKELPGTEKVWPAQYVFVAIGFEGVEKSLPEAFGVNVTNNRIKASLRDFETNVPGVFAAGDARRGQSLVVWAIKEGRAVAANVDAFLATKVK
- the gltA gene encoding glutamate synthase [NADPH] large chain, coding for MTFHKLPNAQGLYSPSFEHDACGIGFYANIKGKASHEIVKNGLEMLCRLDHRAGRGGDGKTGDGAGLMVQIPDAFYKLNCSELQLPNKGEYGVGQLFFTDNEEDRLSIENKINELIEQEGQSLIGWRTVPTNKSMLSETAKATAPVVRQVFVKAKNVKDSLAFERKLYLIRKQAEFWAKENDKKFYCPSMSSQTMVFKGLLTPEEVSEFYIDLQDESFVSAFAIVHSRYSTNTFPSWERAHPNRYIVHNGEINTLRGNINWMTAREQRFISEAFGEDLQKVLPIVDNSGSDSSMLDNAFEFFVLAGRTPAHTAMMLIPEPWTENPHISDEKRAFYEYHANLMEPWDGPTAICFTDGKQIGSILDRNGLRPARYYVTKDDMIVFSSEVGVVDIEEENVLYKERLSPGRMLLVDLEQGKIVSDEELKSEMAAAEPYAEWLEENKVTVEVKNEEQKEIDQLTTRQKIFGYTFEDVHKYIHPIAESGKDPIGSMGNDSPLAVLSDRPQSLFNYFKQLFAQVTNPPIDSIREHIVTSTMTLLGVEGNLLHPDGQNARRIFLETPILTNNELEQILKIENKHFQSVIISLEFTQSLENELNRIFAEVDKAIEAGKTLIVLSDELEDVNTPTIPILLAVSSLHQYLVRTGKRTLASIIANSGEAREVHHFAALIGFGADAINPYLAYATIGESIENGHLKLSYQDAVKKYRKGAADGVVKVMSKMGISTVQSYRGAQIFEAVGISKEVIDQHFTGTASQIDGIDLETIGEEAKRRHALAMNLSKELESGSDFQWRADGEHHSFNPKTIHTLQWATRKNDIGLYRMYAEMANEERIGFLRNLLEFKKDLKPIPLDEVESVDSIVKRFKTGAMSFGSISKEAHETLAIAMNRLGGRSNSGEGGENPARYEIDENGDNRNSSIKQIASGRFGVKSHYLVNAQELQIKMAQGAKPGEGGQLPGNKVYPWVAEVRGSTPGVGLISPPPHHDIYSIEDLAELIYDLKNSNRYARISVKLVAKAGVGTIAAGVAKGGADVIVISGYDGGTGASPKTSIKHTGLPWELGLAEAHQTLMLNGLRDRVTLETDGKLMTGKDVVMAALFGAEEYGFATAPLIVLGCIMMRACHLDTCPVGVATQNPELRAKFMGKPEHIVNYMRFVAEEMREYMAKLGFRSVEEMVGRTDVLTVSDRAKSHWKAGQLDLSALLYQVQGTRTKQVNQDLRIEETFDLRELLPKVEASIENKEKIELEYSIKNTDRVVGTIIGSEISRKYGEVGLADNTITLKFNGHAGQSFGAFAPKGMTLSCVGDVNDYFGKGLSGGKLVAIAPIKGEQEKNVIAGNVCLYGATSGTAYINGRAGERFAVRNSGANVVVEGIGDHGCEYMTGGRVVVLGDVGKNFAAGMSGGIAYVLPTDEKSFKEKCNMEMIQFERLTDKEEINLVRAMIIQHLEHTDSTVALDVLAKWDQFVPKFIKVVPTDYKDMIEKINRHKFEGLTEELAAMQAFVETTGAKELAISK
- the gltC gene encoding HTH-type transcriptional regulator GltC translates to MELRQLRYFVEVAEREHISEAAEHLHVAQSAVSRQIANLEDELGTPLFERVGRNVKLTPIGKIFLEHSVSALKAIDFAVKQVEEYLDPAKGTIRIGFPTSLASYVLPTVISAFKREYPDVSFHLRQGSYRYLIDAVKNRELNLAFLGPVPQKDEVLDTMILFSENIHALLPANHPLAKRDKLNLSDLKNEPFVLFPEEYILNKVAVDACRAAGFVPKVTSEGEDLDALKGLVAAGIGITLLPDSSLNDSTPRYTARVPIENPNITRTVGIIYPNNRDMAPSEQVFLNFINSFFSRLTQFR
- a CDS encoding lipoprotein produces the protein MKKLLSFLLLSVVMLVLAACGSGEDTNTTANEGQTTDNAETTEEQTNETVTLKVGASHTPHAVILEKAKPILAEQGIELEIEEYQDYVMPNQDLESGEINANYFQHIPYLEGEIAQKGYDFVNAGAIHIEPIGIYSQKYKSLDELPDGAEIIISNSVTDRGRILAMLEKEGLIKLSDDIEKTAATVDDIVENPKNLVFKSENESPAPEMLVSLYNEGEGDAIAINSNFAIDAGINPLEESIAIEGSDSPYVNVIAVRSEDKDNEAIKKLVEVLRSQEIQDFILEEWKGAVVPVSE
- the metP gene encoding methionine import system permease protein MetP; translation: MINQLFPNVDWEDMWQATYDTIYMTTVSTIATFILGLIIGIILFLTSPNQLWANKVAYFITSSFVNIFRSIPFIVLIILLIPFTKFLLGTIRGANAALPALIVGAAPFYARMVLIALREIDKGVIEAVRSMGAKTSTIIWKLLIPESMPALISGITVTAITLVGFTAMAGIIGAGGLGNLAFIDGFQRSRFDVTLMSTIIILIIVFIIQFIGDFVTSKTDKR